TGGCTGAGGGCTACCGGACCTCACTGACCGGAATGAACCCGGGCGAGATCGCCGCGCTGCTGCTGCCCGCTGATCCGGCGATCCTGCAGGCGCTGGATATGGAGGAGGAGTTCTCCTCGGCAACCCGCAAGCTTCAGGCAGCCGTAATGCGTCAGCCCTCCACGCTTACGGGCTTCCTCAGCGAGCGGGTGTATATTGACGGCGCGGGCTGGCATCCTTCCGGTGAGGTGTATCCCTGCCTCACCATCCTCCAGCAGGCCGTATGGGAGGAACGCCAGGTGCTCATAACCTATGTACGCGGCGAAGACACAGCCGAGCGGACCATCTCGCCGCTGGGGCTTGTCGCCAAACGCGGTGTCTGGTATGTTGCCGCCGATACCGCAGGAGGACTGCGGACCTACCGGGTCTCCAGGATCACCCGGGCGGAAATCACCGGCGAGCCGGTGGTACGGCCGGCGGATTTCAACCTGGCGGAATATTGGGAGGCGTCCACCGCCGCGTTCAAATCCGCACTCCCCCGTTATCCTGCCAGTCTGCTCGTGACGGCGGACACCATGAAGGAGCTTGAGCGGGAGCGTTATGTCCGCATTCTGCACCAGGAGCCGGCTGCAGACCCTGGCTGGATCAAGGCGGAGGCCGAATTTCATACCCTGGAGTCGGCCTGCAAGATCATTCTGTCCCTCAGTCCGGGTATCAGGGTGACCGCACCGGAGGAGCTGACATCCGCTGTGACTTCGGCTCTGCGTAGGGCTTCGGCATTATATGAATTCTTATAGACCAATCGCCCTATAATCCCCTATAATATTACAATACACATTAATTTTTTAGGGGGAACTTTTCATGATGGACTGGATGAGTAAGCTGTCATTGAAACAAAAGATCGTTACCGGCTGTTACCTGGTCGCCGCTTTATTCGCTGTCCCGGTGCTGATCACACTGATCCTGATGGACAGGCTGTTCGTCGGCATCATCCTTGTGGCGGTGCTGGCTGCGCTGACTTATCCGCTCTCGCGCTTCATTGAGAGAACGCTTACATCCTCATTTGATAATATCTCCAATGTGACCCACACGATCGCCAAAGGCGATTTCACCAGCCGGGCCGACGAGACCGGGTCCATGGGGGACATCAGCCGTTCCTTCAACACCATGATCGACAAGCTCAAAAAAATCCTGACGGATGCCTCCCAGATTACCCGCCATGTTATGGACGCGAGCCGCGGCATCGAAGACAAGAATGCAAACTTGAAGATCGTTATGGCACAGGTCGCCTCCTCCTCCAATGAACTGGCGCTGGGTGCCAATGAGATCTCCGGCGATATCGCAGGGATGACGGAATCCATCAAGGATATAGAGACCAAGGTTTCCAACTACACGAACTCTACCAAAGAAATGAACAGACGCTCTGTACATACATTAGAACTGGTTGAGAAGGGTCGGCAGTCTGTAGATACCCAGGCCGAAGGGATGCGGAAGAACATCCAGGCCACGCAAAAGGTCGCCGATACCATCGAGGCCCTCTCACAGAATGCCCGCGGCATTACGATGATTACGAAGACCATTACTGAAATCGCCGAGCAGACCAACCTGCTGTCGCTGAATGCCTCGATTGAAGCGGCCCGCGCTGGTGAGCATGGCCGCGGCTTCGCCGTAGTAGCCCAGGAGGTCCGCAAGCTGGCTGAAGAATCAACCGCATCCACCAAAGAAGTGTTCGGTCTGGTACGCAGCATCGAAGCGGATATCAAGCAGGCCATCGATCATATCGCCATCAACGAAGAGGTTGTCCAGATGCAGAATGAGATGATTACCGAGACAGCCCACATTTTCTCCCAGATCGTAAACAGCGTCCAATACATAACCGAGCAGATCGCCTCCTTCTCGGCAGAGAGCGACCTGATGCTGGAGAGCGCGCTCAAGATCTCCGGAGCCATCGAGAATATCTCGGCCATTACCCAGCAGACGGCAGCCGGGACCGAAGAGGTATCCGCTGCCATGAACGAACAGATTCATGCCCTGCAGTCCGTCGCCGATGAGACAGAGCGGATGACCCAGGCTGTATTCCAGCTGCAGAAGACGATTCAAATCTTCAAATTCTAGCCTTGTCAGAGACAGGCATATTTGCAGGTTCACCTGCGGATGTGCCTGTTTTTTTGCCCCAAAATGAAGATTGTTATGTAATATTCACAAATTGTTAAGATTGTGCATAACGCATAAAAATGAGCTTTGTACTTCTTGACTGCCCGCCTTTTGAGGCTATATGCTCAATGCTTTTCCAGCCACCAAACGCATGATTCTTTAGCCCTACTTTCGTTCTTCCCTCCCCTCTATCCTCTGCTAAAACCTTCTACAAGCCTAATAACCCCCCCTTGTTAATGAGTCTCAAGGCTTATAATGCATAATTCCTTGGTTCACTGATTATTTGCATTTTAAGACTTTTGGCATCCTGACAGCGCTTCATTCAAAAGTTTGAAAATCAAAATATTTATTCGTTTTAACTCCTGATTATTCGTCAAATTCCGAGCTTCTTCTCACGGGGTATATTGACAAAAGCGGAGCTAGGAATATATTGTAAAGGAAAATTCCCCTTAGCCTTATATATAACAACATACCGGGCAAAATTCTCCGAAAGGAAATGACGCAAAGCCATGGATCTACAGTC
This region of Paenibacillus sp. FSL K6-1096 genomic DNA includes:
- a CDS encoding methyl-accepting chemotaxis protein, with translation MDWMSKLSLKQKIVTGCYLVAALFAVPVLITLILMDRLFVGIILVAVLAALTYPLSRFIERTLTSSFDNISNVTHTIAKGDFTSRADETGSMGDISRSFNTMIDKLKKILTDASQITRHVMDASRGIEDKNANLKIVMAQVASSSNELALGANEISGDIAGMTESIKDIETKVSNYTNSTKEMNRRSVHTLELVEKGRQSVDTQAEGMRKNIQATQKVADTIEALSQNARGITMITKTITEIAEQTNLLSLNASIEAARAGEHGRGFAVVAQEVRKLAEESTASTKEVFGLVRSIEADIKQAIDHIAINEEVVQMQNEMITETAHIFSQIVNSVQYITEQIASFSAESDLMLESALKISGAIENISAITQQTAAGTEEVSAAMNEQIHALQSVADETERMTQAVFQLQKTIQIFKF
- a CDS encoding WYL domain-containing protein — protein: MRADRLLSILLLLQSRGKLSSSELAQRLEVSERTIFRDMEALGTAGIPVLAERGREGGWRLAEGYRTSLTGMNPGEIAALLLPADPAILQALDMEEEFSSATRKLQAAVMRQPSTLTGFLSERVYIDGAGWHPSGEVYPCLTILQQAVWEERQVLITYVRGEDTAERTISPLGLVAKRGVWYVAADTAGGLRTYRVSRITRAEITGEPVVRPADFNLAEYWEASTAAFKSALPRYPASLLVTADTMKELERERYVRILHQEPAADPGWIKAEAEFHTLESACKIILSLSPGIRVTAPEELTSAVTSALRRASALYEFL